The Ananas comosus cultivar F153 linkage group 6, ASM154086v1, whole genome shotgun sequence genome segment GACCGCGACGTTCGggagcaccaccaccaccacatgGCCCTTCCTCAGCCCCAGCGACCGCAGCGCCTTCGCGAACCGCCTCGTGTCACGGGCCACCTCGCCGTACGTGTACGACGCGCCGGTCGCGGCCTCCACGAGAGCCACGTTGTCGGCGTAGCCCTCCGCTCCTTCGAGCACGAACTCCGGCAGCGTCACCCCTTCTGGCACCGGGACCGCCGGGAACCTGCTGCGGAAGATGTGCTGGTCTTTCCTGTTAGTGGCTGCGTCACCCATTTTTCTTTACCTGTGTTTTCTTAGCTTTATCACTGGTTGTTGAGTGGATTGCGAATGCATGCAGAGGAGATTGAGAATATATACATGGGCGTGTAAGAGTGGAAGGAGATGGTGAAGAGGTTGGTAGTTGGGCGTTTAGCAATGCCATTGGCGTGTCAAAATGAAATGGTGGGTGCGATTTTGGTTGATCATCATGGTCTTAtgattgcaaaaaaattaaGGTGTTTGTGAATTAAGGTGTGTTGAAAGGCGCCCGACGGGCTCATTCTTCTTTAATTGTACCTATGAGGACGATTCGCAAGAGGTTAGGATTCTAATTTGCATCCATTAAGAAACCAGTTATTAATATTCTTAACAACTCTTTGCACATCTCAATAAAGTATTAGCACCAGAAAAATTACCAAGTATGATTTGAACGGAGACTCACAGCAAACTTGGAAATTAGCGCATGCATAGAGAAATATGAAGTTAGTAAAGTAACTGTAGTTTTTGTCTATGTGATCACAgctgaatttataaaattaggtcCTCGATGCTGCTCAACTCAAAAGAAGTCTCCTCCAGAAATTGAACCAAATATGTTGAAgctgataaataaataaaacaaccGCTGtgtttaaaagtttaagctaatggagaacgatatttttatatttttatatttaacattctcCTCACGTATGGacttatgattttttgatagaCTCGTAACGTAGACTTAaagtaaatgaaagaaaatcaaTTATATTAAGAGCCTGGCATGATTTGCATTCAAGACCTACTACTTTAATAccatgataaataaataaaataatcgatgtattttaaaaacttaagctagTAGAGtctagtatttttatatttttatattcaacagaaACTACCAACCAAAACTAAATCGACAAGCTAAGTTAAAAACATAAAGCCATGCTTATATCATGAACAAAGATCACACCGCATGTATGAGCGTGTGCGCATGCGCGTGTGCGAGCGATTAATTACTCCTTCTAGGTAACCATTTTGTTGCTAAGTAATAGCaaacaatataaatatgcaTGGAACTACAAATAGAACTCAAATTAAATGGTCTTTATAAAAGGACGAGGATAAGCATTCAAGTTGTGTGACTTACCTGCGCAGTAAAGTTGCCGCCCATGAGATCACTTCTACTAGTGCTGTTGTTGTTGTCATGGCTATTTATTCTGCCAGTGTCGTCGACATCGTCAACCTTCGGATGTAAACAAGAACCAGAAGCATTTCACGAGAATGCCCCTTTTACTAAAGGATTAAAGGATGGAACGGCCAGGATGCGACAATGCGAAAATTCCTTGATGCTACGTGAAGATGATTATGGGAATGTTGATCCGGCACCATATGCTAATCCAGGTGGAAGTGGAGCTCCAATTCCTCATGCCTGACCGTTGTGGCTCTTCCTTCCTCTTCTTGCCTTTCTCTGTATATGTATAGAACCTTCCCCTCCATATTGTTTTTCTACTAAAATCATACATAAGAATCGCATCATCACTAGCTCCAAGTAAactggattaaaaaaaaaaagaaaaaaaactgtgATTTTATGTTCAAGAAGACAAGATACGTGGGATTGTTTCATATGTGAAGAGGAGTGTTCACAAGTACCGAATATGCTAGCCAAAGGAGTAGTCAATCCCTGAATCACTCGCAAAGTGTTCCAGAGCAATGGGTATCATGTGCTCACATTATCATACTTTGTATTACTTTTATCTTCACACTACTTGTTTGCTTCTGCTTAGCTTCTCCTTGTTTCATTGTTATTTCCTTGCTTCATTTTTTACTCTCTTACTTATTGCGTGCATGGTGGAATTAAGTGAGCATTTGCTTGCCTACTACCTAGGAATGAATGTGTATGTGAGATCAGTCCACCACGCTTGTTAAGcatatataaaagcatgctATGGTTAAATAAATGCTTCCACAGATGCTGCAGCAGCATAATTTGGGAAAACATAATCGAAGAAATGGAAATGCAATGAGCATGCAATTCAACAAGGGGCAAAAATTACTGCATCAATACGTACATCTGAATAGTCCATTCACTGTTACAGTTAGCTGTCTGCTTCCACATTCTTATGATTACTCAAAGCAGCATCAAATCTTCAGTTTAATTGCTTATATCTGAGCACTCCAGCTGCATGCATCCCATGGGTTTTCCCGTGAAGAAGTGCTTTTAAGACCGATCCTGCGGCTTTTTGATTTTCACCAAAGCCCAATTACATACCAATCGAAAGCAAAAAAGGATTTAATGGTTAAAACAATGTCAAGAACAGTTGGAGAAACACAAGCAGTGGTAAAGCAGCTTCCCTCTTTCTGATCTGCCGCATTTTCCAAGAGAACCCCGAGTCGACCTCGATCATGATCCCAAACCTGCAAGTCCCGGTGGTCGGGTCCATGTTTGTGATCGTGGCGAGGTTAGAGAACCCACATGCCACGTCATCCTGATCGTTCTTCTGGTAGTAGTTGTTGAAAGCGTAAGAGATGTTCCCTCTCGCATCCAAATTACCACACGAGGTCTTGAACCCCAGGCACGTGCAGTCGGCATTCCCGCATGCATAGCTTATGCTCGGTGCGATCCTCGAGTCATCAAGATTTGCCGATGGCTTCAGCACGCACCACTTCTTGTCTAAGTACTTCACATTCTTCGCGCGAACTAGACCTCTAGAATTCGCCGTTGTCCCAGCGAGATTGAGCTGGTACTTGGGCAACCCATCGTAAGTGAAGATACCCCAGTGCCGCTCGAAATTCCCGGGTTGTATGCTCTTCTCATCCTCATCGATCAAGCTAAACAAGTATGCATCGATCGGTCCGGGCCGCATCGGTGTCCCTTGGCCCGTCGAGATGTGGTTCATGAAACCCTGATTGAATCTCTGCGCGTATTGGATGTTCGCATTTACGTCCCCATCAGTCGGCCAACCGATCTCACCGATGATTACTGGTAGATTCGCAAACCCGTTCTTCTTCAAAGCCCAGACCAGGGTGTCATGGTTTGCGTCGAACATATTGGTGTATGTGGTCGAGCCGTCTACGACGGGAGATGCATTCCCATCGAAGAAGGCATAGTCGACGGGAAAGTTGGGATCCGAATAGAGGCTGATGAAAGGGTAGATGTTGACGGTGAAGGGGGCGGCGTTGTCACTCAGGAACTTGACGATGGCGAGCATGAGGTCGTGGATGTCGGTGCGGAAGTCGCCATCGGAGGGGCGGCCAGAGGGGGACTGGTAGACATCAGCATTGAGGGGAACAGTCGCTTTGACCTGGCTGCTTAAACCAGCTTTTATGAGGGCCCTTTGGATGTTCTGGAGGGACGGAAAAGTGGTTTGGAGAAAGCTCCCATTGTACGTCTGCAAGAATGGCTCATTCCCCACTGCAACGTACCTGACGACGAGAAAGTAGGAAAACTTTGATAAGTGATATCAACTGAAAAATAGTGGCAGGGCATCTAATTCTAATATCATCAAGGTAACTTTATTAGTGAAGTTAACAAGTAATGATTATGCAATATGGTCATTCTTAAAGGTTCTAGTTTCCGTGCCCGCTACTAAACATCTATATAGGTTAAACTCTCACATCATATAAATCCTCACCTCTCACATCACCTGCAATTTATGTACCTCACAAATCTATCATGCACATGAAATGTGGTATTAAGACTACTTAGGGGCCGACCCCCGATTCCTACAAGATTGTTCTTTGTCAATAAAAATGATTTCTAGAAGCCTCTGAAACAATGAGAGTTGATGCTTAATAGCACGAAAATCCTAAAGATCTTAATAGATATGCTTCGTGAAGCAGACGAAGAAAAAGACTGAAGGAATCGAAGTTATATATAACAATGAACTTTGTTTATCATGTAATGAAATGTCTAAATCACTGGAAAGGCTCTGATTTGACACCTTCAAATCTGACATAGCAGTTAATCAGTCCGTAGACTATAATCCATAAGTAGATAGGAAAAGAGCATATATTAGGCAATGAGCCTCCTCCCTGCTTACAAATTTCCTACTGATCATACTAACTAGAAATTGTATAGTTACAATTTGATGATATTCCTTGTTAAAAGGACAAATGCACATTCAACATTTCAAGTGCAATACTCCAAAGTCACAATTTTGAGTTCATGGGCAACAATAGAAGCACCGAGGATGACTAGAGAACAACTAAACAGGTTAAAGAGCTGGAGTAAATAATAGAACAGAGTGTTTAGTGATCAGTCGATACATGCCTTTTGAAAAAAGTGAAAACCTGAGTATATACTTCTCCTCTAACTTTGACAAGAGCAATATGTCAATCTACGTATAAAGAACATCATCACGGCGAAGGCAACCATGTGATTTCATATTCAATTCCGTCATGATTCAAGTATTTGAAACTAATCGACATAATTTCTTTCCACGAAAATCAACTTATCACGTCACCATCATCAGCTAACCTTTTCCCAGAATTAAGGGATAGATTATAAACGTCTTTTCTATAATTTCTTTCCACGAAAATCAACTTATCATGTCACCATCATCAGCTAATCTTTTCCCAGAATTAAGGGATAGATTATAAACATCTTTTCTCCTCCTTAAATACAAAAGGTGAAAATTCAAGCAGAACCCTACGAAGTCCCAAAATGAGGATCTCTTAAAGTGTTCATACCAATTACTAGCAAAGATAAATACCTTTCTACTCtgcaacgaaaaaaaaaaaaggaaaaaaaaaaaaaaccccacaaAACCAGCATCCAATAAGCAGATCTAAACTATCTGTAGACTTTTAAATAATCAAAACGGAGGGAGAAATGGTGGTTCAAATGAACCCATCTCTTCCAAATGAAATTAGATCAGGGAAGCCGCTCACACTCTACTGTGTTTGCTGTGTTGTTTCATTAAATCCCAAGTTAACACTGATGCATACTGTATTAGAAAGCCATCTAGATCTCAAAACATccactggaaaaaaaaaaaaaataaaaaaaataaataattgtagGAAGAAGAGTGTGGGGGACCTGATATTGACACCATCACTTATGTATGAAGAAACATTCTTGGACACCCAATCTGCGGCCGCCTTGGAGCTCGTCGCGAGCGTCGCCAACATATCGTTCGGAATGCCGACCATCACCTCAAGCCCACTCTTCTTCAAGGCACTCATAGTCCCCTCCTCAGCATCAAAAATCTTAGCTTTTTGGAACCCATTATCCTTCAGCATCTGAACCACTGTGGTGGGTGAGAGTGGGTGGCTGGTTTGTGTCCCCCAGTTAGCTCCAATCCCACTCACAGATATCACCAGAAACATAAAAGAGATTACCACTCCCACCACCACCTNacacacacacacacacacacacacacacacacacacacacacacacacaaatccCAAATCAAAGAACTTACAAACCTTAGCTGCCAAAATATAAGTAGAACAAACAACACTGAAGCagcagaaggaaaaaaaaaataaaataaagaagaagaaaattggAAGCAGCCCCAAAAGTCAACAGAAGAGAGTTTTAGTTAGTAGCAGGGATCATATGCGAGTAAATTGACATCAAGACAGCAGCCAACTTTTCAAAGGCAATAAATTTAtctaggaaaaaaaagaaaaagaaaaggggggaTTTTTAACTTACAAAGGCAGATTCAGAACAAGCTCTTCATCTTtagagaaaattcaaaattataaacccagaaaaagaaaaaaaaaaaaaagaagaagaaatagcaCACACAAAAATCTCAcaaacaaatttttttgaaaaaaaactcaCAATTTCTGACCCATTTCTTGGTTATAAGGGGGTGGTGGTGGAGAAAGAATCCCAGTGGGATGAGTGAGAGAACACAGATGGTGGCTGGATAATACAGGCAGAGGGAGCCAGAAAGGCAATGGAAAGGGGGAGAGTATTTTCTGCCAGAAAAAAGATAAGATTCTTGTTCACACAGACCAATCCAAGCAGTTTGTGCAGCTCTcaacagcaaaataaaaaaaaaaaaaaaaggaccagATGAGGACCCCAAGAACACAAAAGAAAGGCTACTTCCTACCGCCACCATCTTATCACTCTGCCACTGGTAGATAGGCAGGCCCTGGGGACTGTACCTTTATTTAGGCTGGAaccaaatatttattattactgGAATAATAGTAATGCACAGCATATTACAAGAAgtccaaaaaaaagagaaattttaaaaaatggttAAGAAAGAagattaagaaaagaaaaatgctttAGGTGCCCATGAAGCTTTTCTTATTACAGTGTGTGAACGTCATTCATCTCTTGTGATTTTTTTGATGGCATGTGtcaactaattaatatttttggtaTCATATTTGCTGAcatacaaaaaatttataagtataaaaatattttgaaataaaatgtgGTGGCAGTACCAAAATTGAGACTATAAATTATTGGGATGTAATAATTTGTATGCAATATAGTCCTaaattgtatataaaaattaattaaaaagaatgTACTAACAtattaagaaaatataagaataGGGTTTTGGGACCCATAGTACTACTAATGAAATTGAACATGGCAAAAAAAGTGGGGTGTGGAGTAATTTAATGCTGTACGGTGATGAGTTGCTGAACCCATCAATATAATGCAAACCTTAGAATAAACTCGCAAATAGCCAAATACAATAAGGTGACGTTTGGtttgtataaaataaattaaaaaattattttattttttcgtatGCTTGATTcaacgtaaaaatatttttgtaaatttatagaaaaattaaagaTCTTGTTTTTCGCTGTTTTAGAGAACTATCTGCATCTTGACTATATCTTGCCAGAGTTTATTTATGCACACGAAAGAATGGGCCACCGTAACACCTAAacgaagaaagaaaataaaaaaaatatatatatatggtggttGAGAGATAAAAGGTACATTAGTAAGCCAGTGGGGTTTACCGAAGAAAGGAGAAACAGAAGGATAAAGAATTTCGTAATGTTTCTTTTATATTTACCAATAtcaatatatatgaattaattagaatttaaacttaGAAGTTCGGATATCAATCACCATTTTTCTCTTCTATTTTAATATTGCAACTTGTTTTACACACTTTTAATTTAAACACTCGGGCCTAGTCTAATAAAGTGCTTGCCGaagcatcaaaatttatcattttaaaaatttgaaagtactTTCAATTCATTTCTATttgtattaaaatataattatgacAACCGATGCAAattgaaaatacttttaaatttttagatactaAAATTGAATGCTTTTAGAAATGCATTACCAAACTAGTTTTTAGAATATTGGCTTATTTTTGCCTTCATGCTCAGCTCCAATCATCCTTAGtatagcttttatttttttttaaaaaaaagttcccatttttttattcttcactAGGACATTAGGACAAGACTACTTAGGAAAATAAGAGATATGAAAttaattccaaataaacttttaaagtgatttattttgtatttttattttactggaTAGTTGTAAAGGCCCACTACAAAATGTGTGTGGGCCAATTTGTAGTTCTATTAGGCTTGTGTTGAACAATTCAAAAGTGTGTGCAAGTACTAAAGTGGTGGCCAGGTTAGAAAGGGCTGGAGTAGGGCCTAATAAGAGTACAGGCCTAAATGAGCCAGAAAAGTGATGGGCCGAACACGGCCCACAACCGGACACCGTAATAAGCCAACGCCCCCACGGTCGGGGGTGATCGTCACGCTCGCACCGCCCCCCGCTGCCCCTCCTCTTTCACTATTAACTCTAACCCTAATCCCGCGACCCACCTCCCTCCCCCCTTCATTCCTCTCGTTCTCTCcttccctcctctcctctctctctctctctctttctctctttttaaccctaaccctaattcttTACCCGCCGCCGCAGACGACGAGATCCCTAGAAGGTGTTCGACGCCCTTTCGAAGGTACGACTCCCCATTCTATTACCAAATTTCTAATATGGTTTCGTTTTAATGGGCGCTcatgtgctctctctctcttgatcttgatgtgaaaaaaaaaatattagtatcaACATACCAAAACAATTGGACTGGTTTGTCAATGTTTACGGCAAATCGGGAAGGAGAAAGGGGCCAACCAAGAGTGGGACGGTGATATTTAAAATCGATCCACGAGAAGAAGATGTTGTGCACAGGTGGGTATCAACATTTGCCAGAATGATTTCTTTTGTCTCCGGCAAATAGGTACCTTCGTAACCAGGGTCAAGGTGATGAAGCAAATTGTTCACGGATAACCGTGAAACATTCAGCTGACAATCACAGGATGAGCTCATGTCGCAATTCAGtttgggcatgtttggttgggaATGTGCCTGGCTTGTGGTGggaattggaattggaatgaTTGCATCCCTTCGGACTCCCGTTTCGATGTGTAACCGAAGCTCTGATTTTGAATCGGACTTGTTTAATCTACCAATTTTGAAATTGACCTGGAATCCTATGGTTGAATCTCGTTCAAGGTGGCTGAAATTTTTGACTGATTGTTTTCTCCATAGATGTATGCATTTACCCAAAAACTGGAGCTGCAACTACTTCACGGGAAAAGTTTCATTATATcgaatatttttaatcttttcttgcCTTTGAGTAGGTGTATTTTTGCTTGCATCAACTCTTTATATCTGTACATATATAAATGTAGATGCATGCAAGGGAGGCGGAGGTTTGTATCTGTGAATATGTCCTCTTGACCTCTTGTTTTCTTAGTGGACAATTGACCTTTTGGTTTATCCAGATAATGGCTGCTTAAGACCCtctatcttttctcttttcctctcagGGCAGCGAGTATATATTGTGAGGAAATAACCTTAAACTGGGATATTGGATAAGGAGTATTGTGCATGTCCACATACTTCTTTGGATGAAAGATCCTGCAGAACTTAGTTCTTCATGGCCCAAAATTCATCTCGTCTACACCGGTTGCTCACCTTACTGGACAGTATCCTTTTTTGTATATAAGATCATAAATGCATGATTGTCATCTTATATTATACCTCCTCTTCTGGTATTGAAAACTTCTTTAATGATAATAAGCTGGCTCAACTCAAGCAACAAGGATTGCCGCTGCTCGACAAATTGGTGACATTGCTAAATCTCATCCTCAAGATTTAAACGCATTGCTGAAAAAGGTATGCAATTGGCTTCTGAGCTGCAGCTTCTAAAATGTGCTTTTTCTATGATTGTTTAGTATTCTGTCAATTGAAAATATCACCCTCCAGATAGAAAAAGACTACTTTCTATCTTCCTAAGGATTAAGTTGTctcgaaattgataattttaattgcTGATATGAGGCGTTTGTGACTTTAGCATATAGAACATCCAAATTTGTTTAGCTTATTTTAGAGAATGCTTTTCAGTATCTAGATCGAAATCAAGAACCCTTGTTCTCTCTTTGATACTTGGATTCCGCTGTTTCATATTCATGTATATGTGAATGATTACATGAGTAGATTTGTTGAAAAGAGAACTATTGCCCGAGTCACTACTGCTCCACTTAGCTCATATGCTGTATCCTAGGCATTAGGGTTCCTTCCAAGGAATTGAATGACTCCTTGATTATTTAATACCATCTGTTTCCTTTAGCCGTTTGGATGAA includes the following:
- the LOC109711566 gene encoding glucan endo-1,3-beta-glucosidase 6, with translation MFLVISVSGIGANWGTQTSHPLSPTTVVQMLKDNGFQKAKIFDAEEGTMSALKKSGLEVMVGIPNDMLATLATSSKAAADWVSKNVSSYISDGVNIRYVAVGNEPFLQTYNGSFLQTTFPSLQNIQRALIKAGLSSQVKATVPLNADVYQSPSGRPSDGDFRTDIHDLMLAIVKFLSDNAAPFTVNIYPFISLYSDPNFPVDYAFFDGNASPVVDGSTTYTNMFDANHDTLVWALKKNGFANLPVIIGEIGWPTDGDVNANIQYAQRFNQGFMNHISTGQGTPMRPGPIDAYLFSLIDEDEKSIQPGNFERHWGIFTYDGLPKYQLNLAGTTANSRGLVRAKNVKYLDKKWCVLKPSANLDDSRIAPSISYACGNADCTCLGFKTSCGNLDARGNISYAFNNYYQKNDQDDVACGFSNLATITNMDPTTGTCRFGIMIEVDSGFSWKMRQIRKREAALPLLVFLQLFLTLF